The nucleotide sequence GTGCGGCGATCCGCCATGCGGTGCACCGCTTCGAGGGCGTGCAGACGCCGCGCCGGTTGCTGCTGCTGCTGTCCGATGGCCGCCCCGAAGACTATGACGACGGCGGCGACCGCCGCTACCTGCACGAGGACACGCGGATGGCGGTGAAGGAAGCGGTCAACGCGGGCGTACATCCGTTCTGCATCACTGTCGACACGCTGGCCAACCAGTACCTGCCGCAGATCTTCGGGCGCGGCCATTACCTCGTGCTCGACGATGTCGGCAGCCTGCCCGCGAAGCTTCCGGAGATCTACCTGAGGTTGCGCCGCTAGCCGGCGGCGCAGCCTCGGGCGGGGCGTGCGATGGACGTGATCGCCATTGTGTTCGCGCTGCTGCTCGAGCAGTGGCGTCCGGTCACCCACTGGCCGCTGCAGCGCATCGATGCCCTGTTGCGCGGCGCGATCGACAGCCTGCCCGAACGGCTCGACGGCGGCCACGAATGGCATGCATGGCTCGGCTGGTCGCTGGTGGTCGGCCTGCCCGCGCTGCTGGTCGGGTCGCTCGGTGCCGCGCTCGGCCTGCTGAGCGGTGTTCTCTGGTTCCTGTTCATGGTGGTGGCGCTGTATTTCACGCTCGGCTTCCGGCTGTTCAGCCATCGTTTCACGGCGGTGCGCGACGGGCTGGCTGCGCGCCGGCTCGACCTTGCCGGCGCCGCGCTCGCCGACTGGCAGGGTGGTCCGCTGGCACCGACCGGCGGCGCCATGCCCGCGACCACGCCGGAGACGATCGCGCGGCAGGCGATCGAGCGCGGCATCGGTGAAGCGGGGCGCTGGCTGTTCGGGGGTGCGTTCTGGTTCGTGCTGCTGCCCGGGGCGAGTGGCGCGGTGCTCTATCGTGCGGCCGACCGGGTCGCGCTGCGCTGGTGCGCCGCCCCGGTATCGACGCCGCACCCCGGCTTTGCCGTGGTGTCGTTGGCAGCCCTGAGCTGGCTTGACGCACTGCCTGCCCGCCTGGCGGCGGGGGCGTTCGCGCTGGTCGGCGATTTCACCGGCGCGGTCGAGGGATGGCAGGGGGCGACGCGCGAGCGCCCGGGCGAGCCGCGCGCGCTGATGGTGGCGGCGGCACTGGGTGCGCTGGGCATGGGACCCAACGCGCCCGCGGCGGGGGCCGGGGCCGAGCGCATGCCTGCCCGGGATTCCGACGGCACCGTCGATGCGTTCGACGGCGCCGGCTGGGATGCAGATTCTTATGCAGTCGCCGTGCGCCAGATGGACGGCGCGGCGGCGCTGGTCTGGCGCAGCCTGCTGGTCTGGCTGGGCGTGCTGGGCATCGCTGCGCTGATCTTCTGACCGCTATACTCGTGGCAAAGAACAGCGCGCAACACACGCATCGAGTCTTTCCTCGGGGGAATCCAATGGCATCGCCATCCACGGGCGCCGCACTGTCGGGCCTGAAGGTCGTCGACCTCACGCAGTACGAGGCCGGTACGTCGTGCACCCAGGCGCTCGCCTGGCTCGGTGCCGATGTCGTGAAGATCGAGCCGCCGAGCGGCGAGAGCGGTCGCTACGCGTCGACCAACGACAAGAAGCTCGACTCCTACTACTTCATCCTGATGAACGCCAACAAGCGTAGCGTCGTCTGCGACCTGAAGTCCGAGACGGGCAAGGCGACGCTGATGCGCCTGGTCGAGAAGGCCGACATCCTGATCGAGAACATGTCGCCCGGCGGCATCGAGCGCCTGGGCTTCGGCTACGACGTCGTGAGCAAGCTGAACCCGCGGCTGATCTATGCACAGATCAAGGGCTTCGCGCCCGACGGGCCGTACGCGAACTACCTCAGCTTCGACATGATCGCGCAGGCCACCGGCGGCGCGTTCGCCATCACCGGGGAGGCCGGTGGTCCGCCGATGCGGCCCGGCCCGCACGTGGGCGACACCGGCGCCGGGCTGCATTGCCTGGTCGGCATCCTCGCCGCGCTCAACCAGCGCCACGCCACCGGGCGCGGCCAGCGCATCGAGGTGTCGATGCAGGATGCGGTGATCAACTTCAACCGCATCGTGTTCGCCGGTCAGCTGATGACCGGGCAGCCGGTCGCGCGGTCCGGCAACCAGAGTTCGCTGGGGGCAGCCGCGCCGAGCGAACTCTACCTGTGCCAGCCCGGCGGGCCGAACGACTACGTGATGGTCTACACCACGCGTGCCGGCAACTGGCACTGGCAGCGGCTGCTGAAGGTGATGGACCGCGAAGACCTGAAGGACGATCCGCGCTTCTCGACGCCGGGCGCGCGCGCGAAGAACGCGAAGGAAGTCGATGCACTGGTCGGCGCCTGGTGCAGCACGCGCACCAAGGTCGAGGCGATGGAGACGCTGCAGGCGGCTGGCGTGCCGGCCGGCGCGGTGCTCGACACGCAGGAACTGATGGAAGACCCGCACCTGCGGGCGCGCGGCATGTTCGCCGACATCGACCATGCGACCCGCGGGAAGATGAGCATGCCCGGCTGGCCGGTGAAGATGTCCGAATCGACGGTGCCGGTGACCGCAGCGCCGCTGCTCGGCGAGCAGACCGCCGAAGTCCTGGTCGACTGGCTCGGCATGGACGAGGCGCAGGTCGCCGAGTACGCGAAGGTCAACCGGCCCGCCGCCTGAGCGGTGGTGGCAGCCGCCCGGATACCGCACAACGTCGACGGAGGCACGATGGCACGATCCGCCCGTACGCAGGAAATCGTCGCAGCCGCCCTGATCGGCGTGGCCACGCTTGTATCGAACCTCGCCGCCGCGCAGTCGTACCCGTCCAGACCGGTACGCATCGTCGTGCCCGGCACCGGCGGCGGCGGCGACTTCGCTGCGCGGCTGATCGGGCAGGGGCTCGCGCCCGTGCTCGGGCAGCCGTTCGTGGTCGAGAACCGCCCGGTCGGCACCATTCCCGGCGAGATCGTGTCGCGTGCCGCACCGGATGGCCATACGCTGCTGCTGTCGGCCTCCACGCTCTGGCTGGCGCCGCTGCTGCAGGCGAACGTGCCCTACGACCCGCAGCGCGACTTCACCCCGGTGTCGCTGGTCACGATGTCGCCGAACATCCTGGTGGTGCCCAATTCGCTGCCGGTGAAGAGCGTGAAGGAACTGATCGCGCTGGCGCGCAAGCGTCCGGGCGAACTCAACTACGGCTCGGGTGCTGCCGGGTCGTCTAACCACCTGTCGGCCGAGCTGTTCAATGCGATGGCCAAGGTCGATATCCCGCGCATCAACTACAAGAATCCTTCGCAGGCGGTCACCGACCTGATCTCGGGGCAGATCCAGGTGCTGTTCTACAACGCCTCGACCGTGATCCCGCACATCCAGTCGGGCAAGCTGCGGGCACTGGCGGTGACCAGCGCGAAGCCGACCGCGCTGGCGCCGCAGTTCCAGACGATGGCGCAGGCGGGCCTGCCCGGCTACGAGGCGGTCGCGACCTTCGGCCTGTTCGGTCCGGCGGGGCTGCCGGCCCCGGTGGTGTCGCTGCTCAATGCCGAAGTGGTGCGCTACCTGCAGCGCGCCGAAGTGAAGGAGAAGTTCATCGCCGCCGGCAGCGAGACCGTCGGCAGCACGCCGGACGAACTGGCTGCACTGCTCAGGGCCGACCTCGCGCGCTTCGGGCGCCTGATCAAGGATGCGAACCTGCGGGCTGACTAGCCGTGGCGCAGGCAGTGCCGCACGCCCGGACCACCGGGCGGCGGAGGTGGCAGGGCCGGCAGCCGGCCGGAGGAGGAAGCAATGAAGGCAGATCGTTTCGCGTGGCATGCCTGGCGGGGGTGCCGCGAGCGGATTTCGAGGTTCGCGCCGGTCGCCGTGGCCATGGCGTGGCTGCCTGCCGGCGCGCTGCCCGAGGCAGTCGCCCAGCAGCCATCGTGGCCGGCGAAGCCGCTGCGCATCGTGGTGCCGTTTGCCGCCGGGGGCAGCAACGACGTGTTCGCGCGCGCGGTCGCCGAGCGCCTGCCGGCCGCACTGGGCCAGCCGGTGATCGTCGAGAACCGCGCCGGTGCCGGCAGCGCCACCGGGACGGCCTACGCTGCACGCTCGGCCCCGGACGGGCATACCCTGCTCGCGGTCTCGAGCACGCTCACCACGCTGGCCGCGGTACAGCCGAACCTGCCCTACAGCGTGCCGGGCGACTTCGCGCCGATCGGCCTGGTCGCGCGCAGCGCGCTGGGCCTGTTCGTCCACCCTTCGCTGCCGGCGAAGGACGTGCAGGGCCTGGTGCGGCTCGCGCGGGCACGGCCGGGCGAGGTCAATGCCGCGAACGCCGGCATCGGCGGCATCAACCACTTCGCATCCGAGATGTTCCAGTCGATCGCGAAGGTGAAGCTCACCCACGTGCCCTACAAGGGCAACGCCCCGGCGCTGGCCGACGTGATGGGCGGCCATGTACAGATGATGATCAGCAGCCTGCCGCCAGCCCTGCAGCATGTGCGCAGCGGGCGGCTGCGGCTGCTCGCGGTCTCCAGCCCGGAGCGTTCGACCTTCGTGCCGGAGCTGCCGACGCTGGCCGAGGCCGGCCTGCCCGGCTACGCTGCCGAGTTGTGGTGGGGCCTTGCCGCACCGGCGCGCACGCCCGACCCCGTGGTGCGACGCTTGTCGCAGGAACTGCAGAGGCTGCTCGCCGACCGTGACCTGCGCCAGCGCTTCCTCGA is from Rhodocyclaceae bacterium and encodes:
- a CDS encoding CoA transferase, whose protein sequence is MASPSTGAALSGLKVVDLTQYEAGTSCTQALAWLGADVVKIEPPSGESGRYASTNDKKLDSYYFILMNANKRSVVCDLKSETGKATLMRLVEKADILIENMSPGGIERLGFGYDVVSKLNPRLIYAQIKGFAPDGPYANYLSFDMIAQATGGAFAITGEAGGPPMRPGPHVGDTGAGLHCLVGILAALNQRHATGRGQRIEVSMQDAVINFNRIVFAGQLMTGQPVARSGNQSSLGAAAPSELYLCQPGGPNDYVMVYTTRAGNWHWQRLLKVMDREDLKDDPRFSTPGARAKNAKEVDALVGAWCSTRTKVEAMETLQAAGVPAGAVLDTQELMEDPHLRARGMFADIDHATRGKMSMPGWPVKMSESTVPVTAAPLLGEQTAEVLVDWLGMDEAQVAEYAKVNRPAA
- a CDS encoding tripartite tricarboxylate transporter substrate binding protein, giving the protein MKADRFAWHAWRGCRERISRFAPVAVAMAWLPAGALPEAVAQQPSWPAKPLRIVVPFAAGGSNDVFARAVAERLPAALGQPVIVENRAGAGSATGTAYAARSAPDGHTLLAVSSTLTTLAAVQPNLPYSVPGDFAPIGLVARSALGLFVHPSLPAKDVQGLVRLARARPGEVNAANAGIGGINHFASEMFQSIAKVKLTHVPYKGNAPALADVMGGHVQMMISSLPPALQHVRSGRLRLLAVSSPERSTFVPELPTLAEAGLPGYAAELWWGLAAPARTPDPVVRRLSQELQRLLADRDLRQRFLDEAAVPSPGSPEAFADLIARDLATWRKVAAEGGIRPE
- a CDS encoding tripartite tricarboxylate transporter substrate binding protein; this translates as MARSARTQEIVAAALIGVATLVSNLAAAQSYPSRPVRIVVPGTGGGGDFAARLIGQGLAPVLGQPFVVENRPVGTIPGEIVSRAAPDGHTLLLSASTLWLAPLLQANVPYDPQRDFTPVSLVTMSPNILVVPNSLPVKSVKELIALARKRPGELNYGSGAAGSSNHLSAELFNAMAKVDIPRINYKNPSQAVTDLISGQIQVLFYNASTVIPHIQSGKLRALAVTSAKPTALAPQFQTMAQAGLPGYEAVATFGLFGPAGLPAPVVSLLNAEVVRYLQRAEVKEKFIAAGSETVGSTPDELAALLRADLARFGRLIKDANLRAD